The following proteins are co-located in the Callithrix jacchus isolate 240 chromosome 10, calJac240_pri, whole genome shotgun sequence genome:
- the RASSF7 gene encoding ras association domain-containing protein 7 isoform X1, producing MTSTHPQAGSLTFSSHLHTLWATPRDPFGHCHYHDKYSLSSWTKARPDLTQALQPSPSISAACRLGMLLGLAAMELKVWVDGIQRVVCGVSEQTTCQEVVIALAQAIGQTGRFVLVQRLREKERQLLPEECPVGAQATCGQFASDVQFVLRRTGPSLAGRPSSDSCQPPERCPIRASLPAKPRVTLGCEPCKALTLGPAPSLSPPGPAAPMTPSPGCCTDLRSLELRVQRNAEELGHEAFWEQELRREQAREREGQARLQALSAATAEHAARLQALDAQARALEAELQLAAEAPGPPSPMASATERLRQDLAVQERQSAEVQGSLALVSRALEAAERALQAQAQELEELNRELRQCNLQQFIQQTGAALPPPPQSDRGSPNTQGPLSSAREESLLGLPLSPVLVPTLGPEGMSVSHLPLGPGALLWPQPPQPVSSCSGFYEAELLEVAAPPAPEWRP from the exons ATGACCAGCACTCACCCGCAAGCTGGAAGCCTCACCTTTTCCAGCCATCTCCACACCCTCTGGGCCACCCCCAGGGACCCCTTTGGGCATTGCCATTATCATGACAAGTATTCCCTCTCCTCCTGGACAAAAGCGAGGCCAGACCTGACCCAAGCACTCCAGCCTTCGCCCTCCATCTCTGCAGCTTGTCGGCTGG GGATGCTCTTGGGGTTGGCTGCCATGGAGCTGAAGGTATGGGTGGACGGCATCCAGCGTGTGGTCTGTGGGGTCTCCGAGCAGACCACCTGCCAGGAAGTGGTCATCGCACTAGCCCAAGCAATAG GTCAGACCGGCCGGTTTGTGCTTGTGCAGCGGCTTAGAGAGAAGGAGCGGCAGCTGCTGCCAGAGGAGTGTCCAGTGGGTGCCCAGGCCACCTGCGGACAGTTTGCCAGCGATGTCCAGTTTGTCCTGAGGCGCACGGGGCCCAGCCTGGCTGGGAGGCCCTCTTCAGACAGCTGCCAACCCCCAGAACGCTGCCCAATTCGTGCCAGCCTCCCTGCAAAGCCACGGGTAACGCTGGGCTGTGAGCCCTGCAAAGCACTGACCCTCGGGCCAGCCCCCAGCCTCTCACCTCCTGGGCCTGCAGCCCCCATGACACCCTCACCGGGCTGCTGCACAGACCTGCGGAGCCTGGAGCTCAGGGTGCAGAGAAATGCTGAGGAGTTGGGCCACGAGGCCTTCTGGGAGCAGGAGCTGCGTCGGGAGCAAGCCCGGGAGCGGGAGGGACAGGCACGCCTGCAGGCGCTAAGCGCAGCCACTGCTGAGCACGCCGCCCGGCTGCAGGCACTGGACGCCCAGGCCCGAGCCCTGGAGGCTGAGCTGCAGCTGGCAGCAGAGGCCCCTGGACCCCCTTCTCCCATGGCATCTGCCACTGAGCGCCTGCGCCAGGACCTGGCTGTTCAAGAGCGTCAGAGTGCGGAGGTGCAGGGCAGCCTGGCCCTGGTGAGCCGGGCCCTGGAGGCTGCAGAGCGAGCGCTGCAG GCCCAGGCTCAGGAGCTGGAGGAGCTGAACCGGGAGCTCCGTCAGTGCAATCTGCAGCAGTTCATCCAGCAGACTGGCGCTGCACTGCCACCGCCCCCACAGTCTGACAGGGGCTCTCCTAACACACAG GGCCCTCTGTCTTCAGCCAGAGAGGAGTCCCTCCTGGGACTCCCCCTGAGCCCCGTGCTGGTGCCTACCTTAGGCCCCGAGGGTATGTCTGTGTCCCACCTACCCCTGGGGCCCGGGGCCCTCCTGTGGCCGCAGCCTCCTCAGCCTGTGTCCTCCTGCAGTGGCTTCTATGAAGCAGAACTCCTGGAGGTAGCAGCACCTCCTGCCCCAGAGTGGCGTCCCTAg
- the RASSF7 gene encoding ras association domain-containing protein 7 isoform X3, translated as MLLGLAAMELKVWVDGIQRVVCGVSEQTTCQEVVIALAQAIGQTGRFVLVQRLREKERQLLPEECPVGAQATCGQFASDVQFVLRRTGPSLAGRPSSDSCQPPERCPIRASLPAKPRVTLGCEPCKALTLGPAPSLSPPGPAAPMTPSPGCCTDLRSLELRVQRNAEELGHEAFWEQELRREQAREREGQARLQALSAATAEHAARLQALDAQARALEAELQLAAEAPGPPSPMASATERLRQDLAVQERQSAEVQGSLALVSRALEAAERALQAQAQELEELNRELRQCNLQQFIQQTGAALPPPPQSDRGSPNTQGPLSSAREESLLGLPLSPVLVPTLGPEGMSVSHLPLGPGALLWPQPPQPVSSCSGFYEAELLEVAAPPAPEWRP; from the exons ATGCTCTTGGGGTTGGCTGCCATGGAGCTGAAGGTATGGGTGGACGGCATCCAGCGTGTGGTCTGTGGGGTCTCCGAGCAGACCACCTGCCAGGAAGTGGTCATCGCACTAGCCCAAGCAATAG GTCAGACCGGCCGGTTTGTGCTTGTGCAGCGGCTTAGAGAGAAGGAGCGGCAGCTGCTGCCAGAGGAGTGTCCAGTGGGTGCCCAGGCCACCTGCGGACAGTTTGCCAGCGATGTCCAGTTTGTCCTGAGGCGCACGGGGCCCAGCCTGGCTGGGAGGCCCTCTTCAGACAGCTGCCAACCCCCAGAACGCTGCCCAATTCGTGCCAGCCTCCCTGCAAAGCCACGGGTAACGCTGGGCTGTGAGCCCTGCAAAGCACTGACCCTCGGGCCAGCCCCCAGCCTCTCACCTCCTGGGCCTGCAGCCCCCATGACACCCTCACCGGGCTGCTGCACAGACCTGCGGAGCCTGGAGCTCAGGGTGCAGAGAAATGCTGAGGAGTTGGGCCACGAGGCCTTCTGGGAGCAGGAGCTGCGTCGGGAGCAAGCCCGGGAGCGGGAGGGACAGGCACGCCTGCAGGCGCTAAGCGCAGCCACTGCTGAGCACGCCGCCCGGCTGCAGGCACTGGACGCCCAGGCCCGAGCCCTGGAGGCTGAGCTGCAGCTGGCAGCAGAGGCCCCTGGACCCCCTTCTCCCATGGCATCTGCCACTGAGCGCCTGCGCCAGGACCTGGCTGTTCAAGAGCGTCAGAGTGCGGAGGTGCAGGGCAGCCTGGCCCTGGTGAGCCGGGCCCTGGAGGCTGCAGAGCGAGCGCTGCAG GCCCAGGCTCAGGAGCTGGAGGAGCTGAACCGGGAGCTCCGTCAGTGCAATCTGCAGCAGTTCATCCAGCAGACTGGCGCTGCACTGCCACCGCCCCCACAGTCTGACAGGGGCTCTCCTAACACACAG GGCCCTCTGTCTTCAGCCAGAGAGGAGTCCCTCCTGGGACTCCCCCTGAGCCCCGTGCTGGTGCCTACCTTAGGCCCCGAGGGTATGTCTGTGTCCCACCTACCCCTGGGGCCCGGGGCCCTCCTGTGGCCGCAGCCTCCTCAGCCTGTGTCCTCCTGCAGTGGCTTCTATGAAGCAGAACTCCTGGAGGTAGCAGCACCTCCTGCCCCAGAGTGGCGTCCCTAg
- the RASSF7 gene encoding ras association domain-containing protein 7 isoform X2, protein MAAAAVPSEPGMLLGLAAMELKVWVDGIQRVVCGVSEQTTCQEVVIALAQAIGQTGRFVLVQRLREKERQLLPEECPVGAQATCGQFASDVQFVLRRTGPSLAGRPSSDSCQPPERCPIRASLPAKPRVTLGCEPCKALTLGPAPSLSPPGPAAPMTPSPGCCTDLRSLELRVQRNAEELGHEAFWEQELRREQAREREGQARLQALSAATAEHAARLQALDAQARALEAELQLAAEAPGPPSPMASATERLRQDLAVQERQSAEVQGSLALVSRALEAAERALQAQAQELEELNRELRQCNLQQFIQQTGAALPPPPQSDRGSPNTQGPLSSAREESLLGLPLSPVLVPTLGPEGMSVSHLPLGPGALLWPQPPQPVSSCSGFYEAELLEVAAPPAPEWRP, encoded by the exons ATGGCGGCGGCCGCAGTGCCCTCCGAGCCAG GGATGCTCTTGGGGTTGGCTGCCATGGAGCTGAAGGTATGGGTGGACGGCATCCAGCGTGTGGTCTGTGGGGTCTCCGAGCAGACCACCTGCCAGGAAGTGGTCATCGCACTAGCCCAAGCAATAG GTCAGACCGGCCGGTTTGTGCTTGTGCAGCGGCTTAGAGAGAAGGAGCGGCAGCTGCTGCCAGAGGAGTGTCCAGTGGGTGCCCAGGCCACCTGCGGACAGTTTGCCAGCGATGTCCAGTTTGTCCTGAGGCGCACGGGGCCCAGCCTGGCTGGGAGGCCCTCTTCAGACAGCTGCCAACCCCCAGAACGCTGCCCAATTCGTGCCAGCCTCCCTGCAAAGCCACGGGTAACGCTGGGCTGTGAGCCCTGCAAAGCACTGACCCTCGGGCCAGCCCCCAGCCTCTCACCTCCTGGGCCTGCAGCCCCCATGACACCCTCACCGGGCTGCTGCACAGACCTGCGGAGCCTGGAGCTCAGGGTGCAGAGAAATGCTGAGGAGTTGGGCCACGAGGCCTTCTGGGAGCAGGAGCTGCGTCGGGAGCAAGCCCGGGAGCGGGAGGGACAGGCACGCCTGCAGGCGCTAAGCGCAGCCACTGCTGAGCACGCCGCCCGGCTGCAGGCACTGGACGCCCAGGCCCGAGCCCTGGAGGCTGAGCTGCAGCTGGCAGCAGAGGCCCCTGGACCCCCTTCTCCCATGGCATCTGCCACTGAGCGCCTGCGCCAGGACCTGGCTGTTCAAGAGCGTCAGAGTGCGGAGGTGCAGGGCAGCCTGGCCCTGGTGAGCCGGGCCCTGGAGGCTGCAGAGCGAGCGCTGCAG GCCCAGGCTCAGGAGCTGGAGGAGCTGAACCGGGAGCTCCGTCAGTGCAATCTGCAGCAGTTCATCCAGCAGACTGGCGCTGCACTGCCACCGCCCCCACAGTCTGACAGGGGCTCTCCTAACACACAG GGCCCTCTGTCTTCAGCCAGAGAGGAGTCCCTCCTGGGACTCCCCCTGAGCCCCGTGCTGGTGCCTACCTTAGGCCCCGAGGGTATGTCTGTGTCCCACCTACCCCTGGGGCCCGGGGCCCTCCTGTGGCCGCAGCCTCCTCAGCCTGTGTCCTCCTGCAGTGGCTTCTATGAAGCAGAACTCCTGGAGGTAGCAGCACCTCCTGCCCCAGAGTGGCGTCCCTAg
- the RASSF7 gene encoding ras association domain-containing protein 7 isoform X4, which produces MAAAAVPSEPGMLLGLAAMELKVWVDGIQRVVCGVSEQTTCQEVVIALAQAIGQTGRFVLVQRLREKERQLLPEECPVGAQATCGQFASDVQFVLRRTGPSLAGRPSSDSCQPPERCPIRASLPAKPRVTLGCEPCKALTLGPAPSLSPPGPAAPMTPSPGCCTDLRSLELRVQRNAEELGHEAFWEQELRREQAREREGQARLQALSAATAEHAARLQALDAQARALEAELQLAAEAPGPPSPMASATERLRQDLAVQERQSAEVQGSLALVSRALEAAERALQAQAQELEELNRELRQCNLQQFIQQTGAALPPPPQSDRGSPNTQGPLSSAREESLLGLPLSPVLVPTLGPEVASMKQNSWR; this is translated from the exons ATGGCGGCGGCCGCAGTGCCCTCCGAGCCAG GGATGCTCTTGGGGTTGGCTGCCATGGAGCTGAAGGTATGGGTGGACGGCATCCAGCGTGTGGTCTGTGGGGTCTCCGAGCAGACCACCTGCCAGGAAGTGGTCATCGCACTAGCCCAAGCAATAG GTCAGACCGGCCGGTTTGTGCTTGTGCAGCGGCTTAGAGAGAAGGAGCGGCAGCTGCTGCCAGAGGAGTGTCCAGTGGGTGCCCAGGCCACCTGCGGACAGTTTGCCAGCGATGTCCAGTTTGTCCTGAGGCGCACGGGGCCCAGCCTGGCTGGGAGGCCCTCTTCAGACAGCTGCCAACCCCCAGAACGCTGCCCAATTCGTGCCAGCCTCCCTGCAAAGCCACGGGTAACGCTGGGCTGTGAGCCCTGCAAAGCACTGACCCTCGGGCCAGCCCCCAGCCTCTCACCTCCTGGGCCTGCAGCCCCCATGACACCCTCACCGGGCTGCTGCACAGACCTGCGGAGCCTGGAGCTCAGGGTGCAGAGAAATGCTGAGGAGTTGGGCCACGAGGCCTTCTGGGAGCAGGAGCTGCGTCGGGAGCAAGCCCGGGAGCGGGAGGGACAGGCACGCCTGCAGGCGCTAAGCGCAGCCACTGCTGAGCACGCCGCCCGGCTGCAGGCACTGGACGCCCAGGCCCGAGCCCTGGAGGCTGAGCTGCAGCTGGCAGCAGAGGCCCCTGGACCCCCTTCTCCCATGGCATCTGCCACTGAGCGCCTGCGCCAGGACCTGGCTGTTCAAGAGCGTCAGAGTGCGGAGGTGCAGGGCAGCCTGGCCCTGGTGAGCCGGGCCCTGGAGGCTGCAGAGCGAGCGCTGCAG GCCCAGGCTCAGGAGCTGGAGGAGCTGAACCGGGAGCTCCGTCAGTGCAATCTGCAGCAGTTCATCCAGCAGACTGGCGCTGCACTGCCACCGCCCCCACAGTCTGACAGGGGCTCTCCTAACACACAG GGCCCTCTGTCTTCAGCCAGAGAGGAGTCCCTCCTGGGACTCCCCCTGAGCCCCGTGCTGGTGCCTACCTTAGGCCCCGAGG TGGCTTCTATGAAGCAGAACTCCTGGAGGTAG
- the RASSF7 gene encoding ras association domain-containing protein 7 isoform X5: MLLGLAAMELKVWVDGIQRVVCGVSEQTTCQEVVIALAQAIGQTGRFVLVQRLREKERQLLPEECPVGAQATCGQFASDVQFVLRRTGPSLAGRPSSDSCQPPERCPIRASLPAKPRVTLGCEPCKALTLGPAPSLSPPGPAAPMTPSPGCCTDLRSLELRVQRNAEELGHEAFWEQELRREQAREREGQARLQALSAATAEHAARLQALDAQARALEAELQLAAEAPGPPSPMASATERLRQDLAVQERQSAEVQGSLALVSRALEAAERALQAQAQELEELNRELRQCNLQQFIQQTGAALPPPPQSDRGSPNTQGPLSSAREESLLGLPLSPVLVPTLGPEVASMKQNSWR; encoded by the exons ATGCTCTTGGGGTTGGCTGCCATGGAGCTGAAGGTATGGGTGGACGGCATCCAGCGTGTGGTCTGTGGGGTCTCCGAGCAGACCACCTGCCAGGAAGTGGTCATCGCACTAGCCCAAGCAATAG GTCAGACCGGCCGGTTTGTGCTTGTGCAGCGGCTTAGAGAGAAGGAGCGGCAGCTGCTGCCAGAGGAGTGTCCAGTGGGTGCCCAGGCCACCTGCGGACAGTTTGCCAGCGATGTCCAGTTTGTCCTGAGGCGCACGGGGCCCAGCCTGGCTGGGAGGCCCTCTTCAGACAGCTGCCAACCCCCAGAACGCTGCCCAATTCGTGCCAGCCTCCCTGCAAAGCCACGGGTAACGCTGGGCTGTGAGCCCTGCAAAGCACTGACCCTCGGGCCAGCCCCCAGCCTCTCACCTCCTGGGCCTGCAGCCCCCATGACACCCTCACCGGGCTGCTGCACAGACCTGCGGAGCCTGGAGCTCAGGGTGCAGAGAAATGCTGAGGAGTTGGGCCACGAGGCCTTCTGGGAGCAGGAGCTGCGTCGGGAGCAAGCCCGGGAGCGGGAGGGACAGGCACGCCTGCAGGCGCTAAGCGCAGCCACTGCTGAGCACGCCGCCCGGCTGCAGGCACTGGACGCCCAGGCCCGAGCCCTGGAGGCTGAGCTGCAGCTGGCAGCAGAGGCCCCTGGACCCCCTTCTCCCATGGCATCTGCCACTGAGCGCCTGCGCCAGGACCTGGCTGTTCAAGAGCGTCAGAGTGCGGAGGTGCAGGGCAGCCTGGCCCTGGTGAGCCGGGCCCTGGAGGCTGCAGAGCGAGCGCTGCAG GCCCAGGCTCAGGAGCTGGAGGAGCTGAACCGGGAGCTCCGTCAGTGCAATCTGCAGCAGTTCATCCAGCAGACTGGCGCTGCACTGCCACCGCCCCCACAGTCTGACAGGGGCTCTCCTAACACACAG GGCCCTCTGTCTTCAGCCAGAGAGGAGTCCCTCCTGGGACTCCCCCTGAGCCCCGTGCTGGTGCCTACCTTAGGCCCCGAGG TGGCTTCTATGAAGCAGAACTCCTGGAGGTAG
- the RASSF7 gene encoding ras association domain-containing protein 7 isoform X6: MLLGLAAMELKVWVDGIQRVVCGVSEQTTCQEVVIALAQAIGQTGRFVLVQRLREKERQLLPEECPVGAQATCGQFASDVQFVLRRTGPSLAGRPSSDSCQPPERCPIRASLPAKPRVTLGCEPCKALTLGPAPSLSPPGPAAPMTPSPGCCTDLRSLELRVQRNAEELGHEAFWEQELRREQAREREGQARLQALSAATAEHAARLQALDAQARALEAELQLAAEAPGPPSPMASATERLRQDLAVQERQSAEVQGSLALVSRALEAAERALQAQAQELEELNRELRQCNLQQFIQQTGAALPPPPQSDRGSPNTQWLL, translated from the exons ATGCTCTTGGGGTTGGCTGCCATGGAGCTGAAGGTATGGGTGGACGGCATCCAGCGTGTGGTCTGTGGGGTCTCCGAGCAGACCACCTGCCAGGAAGTGGTCATCGCACTAGCCCAAGCAATAG GTCAGACCGGCCGGTTTGTGCTTGTGCAGCGGCTTAGAGAGAAGGAGCGGCAGCTGCTGCCAGAGGAGTGTCCAGTGGGTGCCCAGGCCACCTGCGGACAGTTTGCCAGCGATGTCCAGTTTGTCCTGAGGCGCACGGGGCCCAGCCTGGCTGGGAGGCCCTCTTCAGACAGCTGCCAACCCCCAGAACGCTGCCCAATTCGTGCCAGCCTCCCTGCAAAGCCACGGGTAACGCTGGGCTGTGAGCCCTGCAAAGCACTGACCCTCGGGCCAGCCCCCAGCCTCTCACCTCCTGGGCCTGCAGCCCCCATGACACCCTCACCGGGCTGCTGCACAGACCTGCGGAGCCTGGAGCTCAGGGTGCAGAGAAATGCTGAGGAGTTGGGCCACGAGGCCTTCTGGGAGCAGGAGCTGCGTCGGGAGCAAGCCCGGGAGCGGGAGGGACAGGCACGCCTGCAGGCGCTAAGCGCAGCCACTGCTGAGCACGCCGCCCGGCTGCAGGCACTGGACGCCCAGGCCCGAGCCCTGGAGGCTGAGCTGCAGCTGGCAGCAGAGGCCCCTGGACCCCCTTCTCCCATGGCATCTGCCACTGAGCGCCTGCGCCAGGACCTGGCTGTTCAAGAGCGTCAGAGTGCGGAGGTGCAGGGCAGCCTGGCCCTGGTGAGCCGGGCCCTGGAGGCTGCAGAGCGAGCGCTGCAG GCCCAGGCTCAGGAGCTGGAGGAGCTGAACCGGGAGCTCCGTCAGTGCAATCTGCAGCAGTTCATCCAGCAGACTGGCGCTGCACTGCCACCGCCCCCACAGTCTGACAGGGGCTCTCCTAACACACAG TGGCTTCTATGA